The following are encoded in a window of Pseudomonadota bacterium genomic DNA:
- a CDS encoding radical SAM protein produces the protein MRGAIYNLQEGRVYSINRRAVELLREYQDRPIIDLLTSNSSDNVDCREFFDRLTAMGIGGIFFNDPGVVSFENLSCPPAKLNFLWLEITSSCNNSCIHCYSSSDGHSTADRVTKERWLSVIDEASAAGARAIQLIGGEPLLVPYWRELVDEAKKHNYNSIEIFTNATLIDDDCINYFKEQGVHVATTIYAANPAVHDRVTRNKGSFDKTLAAIRKLVEAKVPTRVASIITRVNEHEVDNLRHLCKDLGVKTRIPDVVRPTGRGDNNSLLPRHYRKQPIKPPFYSSHETFSHALHYNTCLEGKIAVTPGGDVIPCIFARNQACGNILQTSLKNILSEELLQRCWKTTKDLVEKCKDCEYRYACHDCRPLAQGHSPEKAWNSQSQGCSYNPYTGEWEEDNLCQRKETK, from the coding sequence ATGCGCGGAGCAATATATAATCTGCAAGAAGGTAGAGTTTATTCCATCAATCGTCGAGCGGTTGAATTGCTTAGAGAATACCAGGATAGGCCAATAATCGATTTATTGACTTCAAATTCTTCTGATAACGTAGATTGCCGCGAGTTCTTTGACCGCCTTACAGCAATGGGCATCGGAGGAATATTTTTTAATGATCCTGGGGTGGTTTCTTTTGAGAACTTGTCATGTCCGCCTGCGAAATTGAATTTTCTATGGCTTGAAATCACTTCGTCCTGTAACAATTCTTGTATACACTGTTACTCTTCTAGTGACGGTCATTCTACTGCCGACCGAGTAACAAAAGAACGGTGGCTGTCGGTGATTGATGAAGCCAGCGCTGCTGGAGCAAGGGCTATACAGTTGATCGGAGGAGAGCCACTATTGGTTCCGTATTGGCGGGAATTGGTCGACGAGGCAAAAAAACACAACTACAATTCTATTGAGATTTTCACAAACGCAACTTTGATTGATGATGACTGTATCAATTATTTTAAAGAGCAAGGAGTTCACGTTGCCACGACAATTTATGCTGCCAATCCCGCCGTTCATGACCGGGTGACAAGAAACAAGGGAAGCTTCGATAAGACACTTGCTGCGATTCGGAAACTTGTGGAAGCAAAGGTTCCTACAAGAGTTGCCTCAATCATTACCAGAGTAAATGAACATGAAGTAGATAATCTTCGTCACTTATGTAAAGATCTAGGTGTCAAGACCAGAATACCTGATGTCGTGAGGCCTACAGGCCGGGGTGATAACAACAGTCTTCTTCCGCGGCATTACCGCAAGCAACCTATTAAGCCGCCTTTTTATTCTAGCCACGAAACATTTTCCCATGCTTTGCACTATAATACCTGTTTAGAGGGAAAGATTGCAGTAACACCTGGAGGTGATGTAATTCCTTGCATATTCGCCCGAAACCAGGCATGTGGGAATATACTGCAAACATCCTTAAAAAATATTCTATCCGAGGAATTATTGCAAAGATGCTGGAAAACGACCAAAGACTTGGTTGAGAAATGCAAAGATTGCGAGTATCGTTATGCTTGCCACGATTGTCGACCGCTGGCCCAGGGACATAGCCCTGAGAAAGCATGGAATAGTCAATCTCAAGGTTGCTCATATAACCCTTATACAGGGGAGTGGGAGGAGGATAATTTATGCCAAAGAAAGGAAACGAAATGA